One window from the genome of Halococcus saccharolyticus DSM 5350 encodes:
- a CDS encoding DUF502 domain-containing protein encodes MTSWKRDATSGLIVLVPVIVTLYVIAFIYNAIATLPFIESIEPGWVRVPLTLILFALLVFAIGYLMRTATGPLVEGAIDDVMNSLPGLRVVYNASKMAVETAVTGTGDLQAPVKLETWNGMRMTAFKTGKQTSDGRDVLFLPTAPNITTGFVVEVAPDDYSETDERVEDALTRVLSAGFGETQDNIGVSINVTEEPAKTDD; translated from the coding sequence ATGACCTCCTGGAAGCGCGACGCCACGAGCGGGTTGATCGTGCTCGTGCCGGTCATCGTCACGCTCTACGTCATCGCGTTCATCTACAACGCCATCGCGACGCTGCCGTTCATCGAAAGTATCGAGCCGGGGTGGGTTCGGGTTCCGCTCACGCTGATCCTGTTCGCCCTGTTGGTGTTCGCGATCGGGTATCTGATGCGCACGGCGACAGGGCCGCTGGTCGAGGGTGCGATCGACGACGTGATGAACAGCCTCCCGGGGCTCAGGGTGGTCTACAACGCCTCGAAGATGGCGGTCGAAACCGCGGTGACGGGCACCGGCGACCTCCAGGCCCCGGTGAAACTCGAAACCTGGAACGGGATGCGGATGACGGCGTTCAAAACCGGCAAGCAGACTAGCGACGGCCGCGACGTGCTCTTTCTTCCGACTGCGCCCAACATCACCACCGGGTTCGTCGTCGAGGTCGCACCCGACGACTACTCGGAAACCGACGAACGCGTCGAGGACGCGCTAACCCGGGTCCTGAGCGCAGGATTCGGCGAGACGCAGGATAACATCGGCGTCTCGATCAACGTCACCGAAGAACCAGCGAAAACCGACGACTGA
- a CDS encoding proline dehydrogenase family protein produces MIPPIASRFVAGETPAELLEHVRQLEDQGVRTICNRLGEHYEQPEPAIDDRDAYCDLLTDIDNAGLGACISVKPSQIGLGIGEETFRENLAIIVDRAATHEKFVWIDMEDHPTTDATLDAYADHATEYERVGVCIQANLKRTPEDLRRLADLPGKVRLVKGAYDEPAAIAHRKKPRVNEAYRDCLDFMFEEFDDGIAVGSHDPAMIEHATRRHEEFGTDFEIQMLMGVREEAQLELAEEYDVWQYAPYGGKWLSYFSRRAMERTENLTFALRAIVGQ; encoded by the coding sequence ATGATCCCGCCGATCGCCAGTCGGTTCGTCGCGGGCGAGACCCCGGCCGAACTCTTAGAACACGTCCGCCAGCTCGAGGACCAGGGCGTCAGAACCATCTGTAACCGGCTCGGCGAGCACTACGAGCAGCCCGAACCCGCGATCGACGACCGCGACGCCTACTGTGATCTCCTCACGGATATCGACAACGCGGGACTCGGGGCATGCATCTCGGTCAAACCCTCACAGATCGGCCTCGGGATCGGCGAGGAGACGTTTCGAGAGAACCTCGCGATTATCGTCGATCGGGCGGCCACCCACGAAAAATTCGTCTGGATCGACATGGAGGACCATCCGACGACCGACGCCACGCTCGACGCCTACGCCGATCACGCCACGGAGTACGAGCGGGTCGGCGTTTGCATTCAGGCGAATCTGAAGCGCACCCCCGAGGACCTCCGCCGGCTGGCAGACCTGCCGGGGAAAGTCCGGCTGGTGAAGGGTGCGTACGACGAGCCCGCGGCGATCGCCCACCGGAAGAAGCCGCGGGTCAACGAGGCCTACCGCGACTGTCTCGATTTCATGTTCGAAGAGTTCGACGACGGCATCGCGGTGGGAAGTCACGACCCCGCGATGATCGAGCACGCAACCCGCCGCCACGAGGAGTTCGGGACGGACTTCGAGATCCAGATGCTGATGGGGGTCCGCGAGGAGGCCCAACTCGAACTCGCCGAGGAGTACGACGTCTGGCAGTACGCCCCCTACGGCGGCAAGTGGCTATCCTATTTCTCCCGGCGGGCGATGGAACGGACCGAGAACCTCACGTTTGCGCTGCGGGCGATCGTGGGGCAGTAG
- the icd gene encoding isocitrate dehydrogenase (NADP(+)), which translates to MSYDRVEVPDEGERIEAAGSDEFDVPDEPIIPFIHGDGIGQDVAPAAQRVLGAAAEATGREIHWMRLYAGEAARERYNENLPADTLEALREFNVGIKGPLTTPVGAGFRSLNVALRKRLDLYTNVRPTFHIDGVPSPVSDPGAMDMVNFRENTEDVYAGIEWEAGTDEVEQVREFVEEEMEFDESIHEGAVGIGVKPITEFGTKRLVRKAIDYALAHDRDSVTLVHKGNIMKFTEGAFRDWGYEVAAEEYGDEVITEDTLWEDEDGDAPEDTLVVNDRIADNMLQQILTRTDNYDVLAMPNLNGDYLSDSAGAQIGGLGIAPGANIGDGRMVAEPVHGSAPKHAGKDKANPTALILSGRILFQEIGWDDAAQKVYDAVEATISSKQVTYDIHRQIEGGEKLATSEFADVIVDNIS; encoded by the coding sequence ATGAGCTACGATCGAGTCGAGGTACCTGATGAGGGCGAGCGCATCGAAGCCGCCGGCAGCGACGAGTTCGACGTTCCCGACGAGCCGATCATCCCGTTCATCCACGGTGACGGGATCGGCCAGGACGTCGCACCCGCCGCCCAGCGCGTGCTGGGAGCGGCCGCGGAAGCGACAGGACGCGAGATCCACTGGATGCGCCTCTACGCCGGCGAGGCCGCCCGCGAGCGCTACAACGAGAACCTCCCTGCGGACACCCTGGAGGCACTCCGCGAGTTCAACGTCGGCATCAAGGGCCCGCTCACAACCCCCGTCGGCGCGGGTTTTCGGAGCCTGAACGTCGCGCTCCGCAAACGCCTCGATCTCTACACCAACGTCCGACCGACCTTCCACATCGACGGTGTCCCCTCGCCGGTATCCGATCCGGGCGCGATGGACATGGTCAACTTCCGGGAGAACACCGAGGACGTCTACGCCGGCATCGAGTGGGAGGCCGGCACCGACGAGGTCGAGCAGGTCCGCGAGTTCGTCGAAGAGGAGATGGAGTTCGACGAGTCGATCCACGAGGGTGCGGTGGGGATCGGCGTCAAACCCATCACCGAGTTCGGCACCAAACGCCTCGTCCGGAAGGCCATCGACTACGCCCTCGCTCACGACCGCGACTCGGTCACGCTGGTCCACAAGGGCAACATCATGAAGTTCACCGAGGGCGCGTTCCGTGACTGGGGCTACGAGGTCGCCGCAGAGGAGTACGGCGACGAGGTCATCACCGAGGACACCCTCTGGGAGGACGAGGACGGTGACGCACCCGAGGACACACTCGTGGTCAACGACCGGATCGCGGACAACATGCTCCAGCAGATCCTCACCCGCACCGACAACTACGACGTCCTCGCGATGCCGAACTTGAACGGCGACTACCTCTCCGATTCCGCCGGCGCACAGATCGGCGGACTCGGGATCGCGCCAGGCGCGAACATCGGTGACGGTCGGATGGTCGCCGAACCCGTCCACGGCTCCGCGCCGAAACACGCCGGCAAGGACAAGGCCAACCCGACCGCGCTGATCCTCTCGGGTCGGATCCTGTTCCAGGAGATCGGCTGGGACGACGCCGCACAGAAGGTCTACGACGCCGTCGAGGCCACCATCTCCTCGAAGCAGGTCACCTACGACATCCACCGACAGATCGAGGGCGGCGAGAAACTCGCCACCAGCGAGTTCGCCGACGTCATCGTCGACAACATCTCATAG
- a CDS encoding isoaspartyl peptidase/L-asparaginase produces MQLIVHGGAGSAPDDPESRQRALDEAAATGTGEPTPAAAVVAAIGVLERAPRFNAGVGGAIQDDGTARTDAGIMTDEREVGAACSMPGVRDAGRVARAVMNETPHVLVAGDHAVSLAEGFGVETEVDLTTERTRERWDDLSPSDGNDVEERLAWVREQFGGSDTVGAVAVDDGEIAAATSTGGRWCALAGRVGDVPQVGSGFYATPAGGASATGAGEDIARMTLSRLAVERLEAGDGPETAAEHAIDELATETDGGAGIIVLDDEGRVGSAYNTEAMQTSTAKQS; encoded by the coding sequence ATGCAGCTCATCGTCCACGGTGGGGCGGGCAGCGCACCCGACGATCCCGAGTCGCGCCAGAGAGCCCTCGACGAGGCTGCGGCGACCGGCACCGGAGAACCGACGCCGGCCGCCGCAGTCGTCGCAGCTATCGGCGTCCTCGAACGCGCTCCACGGTTCAACGCCGGCGTCGGCGGGGCAATCCAGGACGACGGGACTGCCAGAACCGACGCGGGGATCATGACCGACGAGCGCGAGGTGGGGGCGGCCTGCTCGATGCCCGGTGTCCGCGACGCCGGGAGGGTCGCCCGAGCCGTCATGAACGAGACGCCACACGTGCTCGTCGCCGGCGACCATGCCGTTTCGCTGGCCGAAGGATTCGGTGTCGAGACCGAGGTCGATCTCACGACCGAGCGGACGCGCGAGCGGTGGGATGACCTCTCACCGTCTGATGGGAACGACGTCGAGGAACGGCTCGCGTGGGTCCGCGAGCAGTTCGGCGGCTCGGATACGGTTGGAGCGGTCGCCGTCGACGATGGAGAGATTGCGGCAGCAACCTCGACCGGGGGACGGTGGTGTGCGCTCGCCGGTCGGGTGGGCGACGTTCCCCAGGTCGGGAGCGGGTTCTACGCCACGCCCGCGGGCGGTGCGAGCGCGACCGGGGCGGGTGAGGACATCGCCCGAATGACGCTCTCGCGGCTGGCGGTCGAGCGGCTCGAAGCTGGCGACGGTCCCGAGACGGCCGCCGAGCACGCTATCGACGAGTTGGCGACCGAAACCGATGGCGGGGCGGGAATCATCGTGCTCGATGACGAGGGTAGGGTGGGAAGCGCGTACAACACCGAAGCGATGCAGACGAGCACGGCCAAGCAGTCGTAG